One part of the Sneathia vaginalis genome encodes these proteins:
- a CDS encoding proline--tRNA ligase: MRFSKTFIKTYKESPKEAETQSHKLMLRAGMIKQVSRGNYTYLPLGLKVLKKIEKIAREELDKAGAIELLMPIMQPADLWKESGRWNAYGPELMRFKDRNQRDFVLGPTHEEIVTYLFRELIKSYKELPINFYQIQTKFRDEIRPRFGLMRGREFIMKDGYSFHLTKESLDKEYLNMKQAYCNIFNRCGLNFRPVEADTGSIGGAESHEFMVLASAGEDDILYSDTTDYAANVEKATSKIELVMPEEEKKEKELVETPNVTTIDELEKYLNISKKKIVKAVLFKEVLEDKTNYYMAIIRSDLDVNDIKVKNAFNLNVELELVTDEDIQKLGICKGYMGALKDFNKDVKVVMDESVKYLYNFVVGANEENYHYTNVNLEDLRYDVVADVRKARAGDMSPIGDGVLKMARGIEVGHIFKLGDKYSKAMNAKVLDETGKLQTVIMGCYGIGISRVAAAAVEQNNDENGIIWPLSIAPYEVDIIATNMKNEDIVKVSEQVYKLLKDENIDVIYDDRNEKAGFKFKDADLIGFPIKIIIGNKASEGIVELKTRDGKVVEEVKIDNLTNIIKYYRMNL; this comes from the coding sequence ATGAGATTTTCAAAGACATTCATAAAAACGTATAAAGAAAGTCCAAAAGAAGCAGAAACACAAAGTCACAAATTAATGCTAAGAGCAGGTATGATAAAGCAAGTATCAAGAGGAAATTATACATATTTGCCGTTAGGATTAAAAGTACTAAAGAAAATTGAAAAGATAGCAAGAGAAGAATTAGATAAAGCAGGGGCAATAGAATTACTTATGCCCATAATGCAACCAGCAGATTTATGGAAAGAATCAGGTAGATGGAATGCATATGGACCAGAACTTATGAGATTTAAAGATAGAAATCAAAGAGACTTTGTATTAGGTCCTACACATGAAGAAATAGTTACATATCTATTTAGAGAATTGATAAAGTCATACAAGGAATTACCTATTAATTTTTATCAAATACAAACTAAGTTTAGGGATGAAATAAGACCAAGATTTGGACTTATGCGTGGACGTGAATTTATCATGAAAGATGGATATAGTTTCCATTTAACTAAAGAAAGTCTTGATAAAGAATACCTAAATATGAAACAAGCATATTGTAATATATTCAATAGATGTGGACTTAACTTTAGACCAGTTGAAGCAGATACAGGTTCTATAGGGGGAGCAGAAAGCCATGAATTTATGGTTTTAGCTAGTGCTGGTGAAGATGACATACTATACTCAGATACAACAGATTATGCAGCTAATGTAGAAAAGGCAACAAGTAAAATAGAGTTAGTTATGCCAGAAGAAGAAAAGAAAGAAAAAGAATTAGTGGAAACACCTAATGTAACAACAATAGATGAATTAGAAAAATATTTAAATATTTCTAAAAAGAAAATAGTAAAAGCTGTTCTATTCAAAGAAGTATTGGAAGATAAGACAAACTACTATATGGCAATAATTAGATCAGATCTTGATGTAAATGATATTAAAGTAAAGAATGCATTTAACCTTAATGTAGAATTAGAATTAGTTACAGATGAAGATATACAAAAATTAGGTATATGTAAGGGATATATGGGAGCTTTAAAAGACTTTAATAAAGATGTAAAAGTAGTAATGGACGAAAGTGTTAAATATTTATACAACTTTGTTGTTGGTGCAAACGAGGAAAATTATCACTATACTAATGTAAATTTAGAAGATTTGAGATACGATGTTGTAGCAGATGTAAGAAAAGCTCGTGCTGGTGATATGTCACCTATAGGAGACGGAGTTTTAAAAATGGCACGTGGAATAGAAGTAGGTCATATATTCAAATTAGGTGATAAGTACAGTAAAGCTATGAATGCAAAAGTACTAGATGAAACTGGAAAACTACAAACTGTAATTATGGGTTGCTATGGTATAGGTATATCAAGAGTAGCAGCCGCAGCAGTTGAACAAAATAACGATGAAAATGGTATAATCTGGCCTTTATCTATTGCACCATATGAAGTGGATATAATAGCTACAAACATGAAAAATGAAGATATAGTTAAAGTTTCTGAACAAGTGTATAAGCTATTAAAAGATGAAAATATTGATGTAATATATGATGACAGAAATGAAAAAGCAGGATTTAAATTTAAAGATGCAGATTTAATAGGATTTCCTATAAAAATAATAATAGGAAATAAAGCTAGTGAAGGTATAGTTGAATTAAAAACTAGGGACGGAAAAGTTGTAGAAGAAGTAAAAATAGATAACTTGACAAATATTATTAAATATTATAGAATGAATCTATAA
- a CDS encoding DMT family transporter has protein sequence MRRGFADLGLLLVGLLWGSGFVVTKIGLNEGISPVYMLGLRFVIATIFLLFVFRDTIKKIKLKDIKKMFLISFVLFFAYGFQIVGSKYTSASKAAFYTGVNVMFVPYISWMLNRKAPDVFTYLSTILCLLGIGFISYVPKENLFTLNVGDVFVIISAIFFGIHIALTGFYSKKYTVEKMILIQNSLASILFVIAVIFLTIFNVGDEKVRILSNKEIVSVLYMGLVTTGICLFLQALFQRYTSSVRASIFLATESIFAPIFAHIVLKEQLTRNVCFGGLFIVLAVILSEANGVIKYIRRKVNEIFKDIHKNV, from the coding sequence ATGAGAAGAGGATTTGCAGATTTAGGATTACTCCTAGTAGGACTATTATGGGGTTCAGGTTTTGTAGTAACAAAAATAGGGTTAAATGAAGGAATAAGCCCTGTATATATGCTAGGATTAAGGTTTGTAATTGCAACCATCTTTTTATTATTTGTATTTCGTGATACAATAAAGAAAATTAAACTAAAAGATATAAAAAAAATGTTTTTAATATCTTTTGTTTTGTTCTTTGCATATGGGTTTCAAATAGTAGGGAGTAAATATACAAGTGCATCAAAAGCAGCCTTTTATACAGGAGTTAATGTAATGTTTGTTCCATATATTTCTTGGATGTTAAATAGAAAAGCACCAGATGTATTTACATATTTATCGACTATACTATGTCTATTAGGTATTGGCTTTATCTCCTATGTACCCAAAGAAAATTTATTCACGCTAAATGTAGGGGATGTATTTGTAATAATATCGGCAATATTTTTTGGAATACATATAGCACTTACAGGTTTTTATTCAAAAAAATATACAGTTGAGAAGATGATATTAATACAAAATAGCTTAGCGTCAATACTATTTGTAATAGCTGTAATATTTTTAACAATTTTTAATGTAGGTGATGAAAAGGTTAGAATATTATCCAATAAAGAAATTGTATCTGTACTTTACATGGGGCTTGTAACAACAGGTATATGCCTATTTCTACAAGCACTATTTCAAAGATATACAAGTTCTGTTAGAGCTTCAATATTTTTAGCAACAGAATCAATTTTTGCACCAATATTTGCACATATAGTACTAAAAGAACAGTTAACAAGAAATGTTTGCTTTGGAGGATTATTCATAGTTTTAGCAGTAATCCTATCAGAAGCTAATGGAGTAATAAAATATATTAGGAGGAAGGTAAATGAGATTTTCAAAGACATTCATAAAAACGTATAA
- a CDS encoding carbohydrate ABC transporter permease, with protein MDEYVYDSIGNAHERKNLYLKDLAKGVKVDKSTHPYLKELNSFKEKEKAFLLELKSEVNKKKQEYKGTCDKKETKLRIELMESKKKTEFYKPYTELSYDYELEYLVNKLKEERLPGIIDLYVSTICEEAQFKKKLSELDNKANEEAKKVFEQKKEDLKKELEKNKGKLKNSRNEGLISEKAYEEEVNQLKQAAKDKIEVLKLQIPSEDLKSRIRVAKYITSVEVDSKYKILQQDISDIVRKTPVEIEKVNKIAPILSIIIPGLGQLLNKQYLKACLLFIGTIFIYFAAIPYALGYGNYRGQGIYGLYTLAKGAKKLDKSMIFMIEGLVAVILILLAITIMAVAFMDCRDVLKAKAKGIRPKTTFEIITSIQDDGFPYIVTVSTGILLMFIVLLPIFTTILLSFAGMDPKHQSKFAWVGLKNYLLLIEGKGIAGGPFWLILGWTIIWTIFSSTCAIAVGFFLALLANNDRIKGKSIIRTVFLLPWAVPAFITIMFFSIMTSPNGQITKLLEGIFGGNFAIKSSANLTRIALILLQTWLGSSYIFLLSTGVLQGIPQDLYEAAEIDGATGWQKLSKITLPLVLFQTAPLLIGQYTFNFNNFSIIYLFNGGGPFDPSNYGNIAGSTDLLISYIYKLTIEKQYQSIGAAITIFISLGLMVFAYIGFKNSKAFKEEK; from the coding sequence ATGGACGAATATGTTTACGATAGTATAGGTAATGCCCATGAAAGAAAAAATCTTTACTTAAAAGATTTAGCAAAAGGTGTAAAAGTTGATAAAAGTACTCACCCATATCTTAAAGAATTAAATTCATTCAAAGAAAAAGAAAAAGCCTTCTTATTAGAATTGAAATCTGAAGTAAATAAGAAGAAACAAGAGTACAAAGGCACATGTGATAAGAAAGAAACAAAATTAAGAATAGAATTGATGGAATCAAAAAAGAAGACAGAATTCTATAAACCATATACTGAATTAAGTTATGATTATGAACTTGAATATTTAGTAAATAAATTAAAGGAAGAAAGACTTCCAGGAATAATAGACCTTTATGTTTCAACTATATGTGAAGAAGCACAATTCAAAAAGAAATTATCAGAATTAGATAATAAGGCTAATGAAGAAGCTAAGAAAGTGTTCGAACAAAAGAAAGAAGACTTGAAAAAAGAATTAGAAAAGAATAAAGGTAAATTAAAAAATAGCAGAAATGAAGGATTAATTTCTGAAAAAGCTTATGAAGAAGAAGTTAACCAATTAAAACAAGCAGCAAAAGATAAAATAGAAGTATTAAAATTACAAATACCTAGTGAAGATTTAAAAAGTAGAATAAGAGTAGCAAAATATATTACATCAGTTGAAGTAGATTCAAAATACAAGATACTTCAACAAGATATATCGGATATAGTAAGAAAAACCCCTGTAGAAATAGAAAAAGTCAATAAAATAGCTCCTATTTTATCAATAATAATACCAGGATTAGGGCAATTATTAAACAAACAATATCTAAAAGCTTGCCTATTATTCATAGGTACAATATTTATCTATTTTGCAGCTATTCCATATGCTTTAGGATACGGTAATTATAGAGGACAAGGAATCTATGGATTATATACTTTAGCTAAGGGAGCTAAAAAATTAGACAAATCAATGATATTCATGATAGAAGGGTTAGTTGCAGTAATACTAATACTATTAGCAATAACTATTATGGCAGTAGCATTTATGGATTGTCGTGACGTATTAAAAGCAAAAGCAAAAGGTATAAGACCTAAAACAACTTTTGAAATTATTACTTCAATACAAGATGATGGATTCCCATACATAGTAACTGTATCAACAGGTATATTATTAATGTTTATAGTATTATTACCAATATTCACAACTATCTTGTTATCATTTGCAGGTATGGATCCTAAACACCAATCTAAATTTGCTTGGGTAGGATTAAAGAACTATCTATTACTAATAGAAGGTAAAGGTATTGCAGGAGGACCATTCTGGTTAATTTTAGGATGGACAATAATATGGACTATATTCTCAAGTACTTGTGCAATAGCAGTAGGATTCTTCTTAGCATTACTTGCAAATAACGATAGAATAAAAGGTAAGTCAATAATTAGAACAGTATTCTTATTACCTTGGGCTGTACCAGCGTTTATAACAATAATGTTCTTTAGTATTATGACTTCACCAAATGGACAAATAACTAAATTACTAGAAGGTATATTTGGTGGTAACTTTGCAATAAAGAGTAGTGCAAATTTAACTAGAATAGCATTAATATTATTACAAACTTGGCTTGGAAGTTCATACATATTCCTATTATCAACAGGAGTATTACAAGGAATACCACAAGACTTGTATGAAGCAGCAGAAATTGATGGTGCAACAGGTTGGCAAAAATTAAGTAAGATTACTTTACCATTAGTCTTATTCCAAACAGCACCTTTATTAATAGGACAATATACATTTAACTTTAATAATTTCTCTATAATTTATCTATTCAATGGTGGAGGGCCATTTGATCCAAGTAATTATGGAAATATAGCAGGAAGTACAGATTTATTAATTTCATATATATATAAATTAACTATAGAAAAACAATATCAATCAATTGGTGCTGCGATAACTATATTTATTTCATTAGGTTTAATGGTGTTTGCTTACATAGGATTTAAGAATTCAAAGGCATTCAAGGAGGAAAAATAA
- a CDS encoding LacI family DNA-binding transcriptional regulator — protein sequence MLNRVTLADVAKKANVSTATVSRVIANSSLISKETKKKVQKVIDNLNYVPNSMAQSLTRNSSKIIGIVLNSKDIDPLSNNFFSEILSGICDYLINKDYYTLYIHCNNSETEEEYVKSLVGSRRLDGLIFLRAYDDEKLLKYLENIQFPFSIIGTPNDTSEYIWVDNDNTKTTYTITKKLIEQNKKKNICFVGGPMNLKVTNYRYKGYVKALKEKNISKEYIIESLFNIDTAYDIIREYLRNNRKIDAIVTTDDVLAIASIKACKSLNKRNVIVTGFNNTYLKKTSNYNFTTVDIKVKELGKKACELLIQKIENRLMKKNYAIIQANILWEE from the coding sequence ATGTTGAATAGAGTTACATTAGCAGATGTTGCTAAAAAAGCTAATGTTAGTACAGCAACAGTTTCAAGAGTTATAGCCAATAGCAGTTTAATAAGCAAAGAAACTAAGAAGAAAGTACAAAAGGTTATAGATAATTTGAATTATGTTCCAAACTCTATGGCACAAAGTTTAACAAGGAATAGTAGTAAAATAATAGGGATAGTGTTGAATTCAAAAGACATTGATCCCTTATCAAATAATTTCTTTTCAGAAATATTAAGTGGTATATGTGATTATTTAATAAACAAGGATTACTATACCCTGTACATTCACTGCAATAACAGTGAAACTGAAGAAGAATATGTTAAATCATTAGTAGGTTCAAGAAGATTAGATGGTCTAATCTTCTTGCGTGCCTATGACGATGAAAAATTATTAAAATATTTAGAAAATATACAATTTCCTTTTAGTATAATAGGGACTCCTAATGATACTAGTGAATATATATGGGTGGATAACGATAATACAAAGACAACATATACAATTACTAAAAAGTTAATTGAACAAAACAAAAAGAAAAATATTTGTTTTGTTGGAGGTCCTATGAACCTAAAGGTTACAAATTATAGATATAAAGGATATGTGAAGGCCTTAAAAGAAAAAAATATATCTAAAGAATATATTATAGAATCTCTATTTAATATCGACACAGCTTATGATATAATAAGAGAATATTTACGTAATAATAGAAAAATAGACGCTATTGTAACAACGGATGATGTTTTAGCTATTGCTTCAATAAAGGCTTGTAAGAGTCTTAATAAAAGAAATGTAATTGTTACAGGATTTAACAATACATACTTGAAGAAAACTTCAAACTATAACTTCACAACAGTAGACATAAAAGTAAAAGAGTTAGGTAAAAAAGCATGTGAACTATTGATACAAAAAATAGAAAATAGATTAATGAAAAAAAATTATGCTATTATTCAAGCAAACATACTATGGGAGGAATAA
- a CDS encoding sugar ABC transporter permease, with translation MASKKQKKSNLYLSDKPPLTLSGKIGLTISYAILIIWALLIIIPLLVMVISSFNGLQSQYIVMGSDFQFSLKQFKILFTKTLFLRWVVNTLVIACLTAIITLIIVSYTGYVYSRFRFKGKKGSLMAIMLIQVIPAFAGIAAYYTMHSIVEAIFPLFTRTMMLILIYAIGGVAGNTFILKGYIDSISVELDEAAKMEGCSNMQVYRLIILPIAKPMIAIIALWSFIGPFMDYLLPKVLLTSPKSYTLAAGLFTLINDERTKLEPVFAAGGFLTAIPIVVLFIFLQKQLVSGLSSGSVKG, from the coding sequence ATGGCTAGTAAGAAACAAAAGAAATCTAATCTATATTTATCAGATAAACCACCTTTAACATTGTCTGGTAAGATAGGGTTAACAATAAGCTATGCGATATTAATAATATGGGCTTTATTAATAATAATACCACTATTAGTCATGGTTATATCATCATTTAATGGATTACAATCACAATATATAGTAATGGGATCAGATTTCCAATTTTCACTAAAACAATTTAAAATATTATTCACTAAGACATTGTTCTTAAGATGGGTTGTAAATACACTTGTAATAGCGTGTTTAACTGCTATTATAACTTTAATAATAGTATCATATACAGGATATGTATATTCAAGATTTAGATTTAAAGGTAAAAAAGGTTCGCTTATGGCAATAATGCTAATACAAGTTATACCAGCATTCGCAGGTATAGCAGCATACTACACTATGCACTCAATAGTAGAAGCAATATTCCCATTATTCACAAGAACAATGATGTTAATATTAATATATGCAATCGGTGGGGTTGCAGGTAATACCTTTATACTTAAAGGATATATAGATTCAATATCAGTTGAATTAGACGAAGCAGCCAAGATGGAAGGTTGTTCAAATATGCAAGTATATAGATTGATAATTCTACCTATTGCAAAGCCAATGATAGCAATAATTGCATTATGGTCATTTATAGGACCATTTATGGATTATCTATTACCAAAAGTACTATTAACATCACCTAAGAGTTATACATTAGCAGCTGGGCTATTTACATTAATTAATGACGAAAGAACAAAATTAGAACCAGTATTTGCTGCTGGTGGATTCTTAACAGCTATACCTATAGTTGTATTGTTTATATTCTTACAAAAACAATTAGTTTCTGGATTATCAAGTGGATCAGTGAAAGGATAA
- a CDS encoding sugar ABC transporter substrate-binding protein encodes MKKILTAVLLAFSILACKGKEEAKGPKTEGLKGSIVVQAEDTWQPYYEAAIKRVKEKNPDADIQLKVIGSFDHLDIIDKTDATNKDVADVFALPLDKMESLNSKSVLASFDAKALADKIGGFKDFDNGLGGQLKKDGSYVAFPMNIETLAVGLNKKNAAAQGIDVTKDIDLAKLSPDVAMVPVFNAWYAVAITNAFDVELLGKDGDKFFSDLTKNWDELTPDQQKMFEGLFNYWKASHEKKLPMFDEKAVDGYVTDNFNSGKTGSVRIVGPWDANPMAEALGDDFDVIGLNHATWEGKPLKHWKSGWALGINSRDEEDKDKMALAEAVIAEIMNPKYAGDMYKITGKIMPNVSKDEYEKMDKLSPLDKKVLASILESYDVAVSRPLFEEWGQVWDTWKNSIISWEAKKPKTAQDAYKEVQASFKALLTNLGQ; translated from the coding sequence ATGAAAAAAATTTTGACAGCAGTTTTGTTAGCATTCTCAATCTTAGCTTGTAAAGGTAAGGAAGAAGCTAAAGGTCCAAAAACAGAAGGATTAAAAGGTAGTATCGTTGTACAAGCAGAAGACACTTGGCAACCATATTATGAAGCAGCAATAAAGAGGGTTAAAGAAAAGAACCCAGATGCAGACATTCAATTAAAGGTTATAGGTTCATTTGACCACTTAGACATAATTGATAAGACAGATGCAACTAATAAGGACGTTGCAGACGTATTTGCTCTACCTTTAGATAAAATGGAAAGCTTAAATAGTAAATCAGTTTTAGCTTCATTTGATGCTAAAGCATTAGCTGATAAAATTGGAGGATTCAAAGATTTCGATAACGGTTTAGGAGGACAACTTAAGAAAGATGGTTCTTATGTTGCATTCCCTATGAACATTGAAACACTTGCAGTAGGATTAAATAAGAAAAATGCAGCTGCTCAAGGAATCGATGTAACTAAAGATATAGACTTAGCAAAATTAAGTCCAGATGTAGCAATGGTACCAGTATTTAATGCTTGGTATGCAGTTGCAATAACTAATGCATTTGATGTTGAATTATTAGGTAAAGATGGAGATAAATTCTTCTCTGACTTAACAAAGAACTGGGACGAATTAACACCAGATCAACAAAAGATGTTTGAAGGATTATTCAATTATTGGAAAGCTTCACACGAAAAGAAACTTCCTATGTTTGACGAAAAAGCAGTAGATGGATATGTTACAGATAACTTTAACAGTGGAAAAACTGGTTCTGTAAGAATAGTTGGACCATGGGATGCTAATCCAATGGCAGAAGCTCTAGGAGATGACTTCGATGTTATAGGATTAAATCATGCTACATGGGAAGGAAAACCATTAAAACACTGGAAGAGTGGATGGGCATTAGGAATTAACTCAAGAGATGAAGAAGATAAAGATAAGATGGCATTAGCAGAAGCTGTTATAGCTGAAATAATGAATCCTAAATATGCAGGAGACATGTACAAGATAACAGGTAAGATTATGCCAAATGTAAGCAAAGATGAATATGAAAAGATGGATAAATTAAGCCCATTAGATAAGAAAGTTCTAGCTTCTATACTAGAAAGCTATGATGTAGCCGTTTCAAGACCATTATTCGAAGAATGGGGACAAGTATGGGATACATGGAAGAACTCAATAATTTCTTGGGAAGCTAAGAAACCTAAAACAGCACAAGATGCATATAAAGAAGTACAAGCAAGCTTTAAGGCACTATTAACAAACTTAGGTCAATAA
- a CDS encoding ABC transporter ATP-binding protein, producing the protein MKVELKNIGKKYEGREEFTIRHINLDIESKDFCIILGPSGCGKSTLLRMIAGLNSITEGELLFNGKLMNKVASKDRNIAMVFQSYALYPHMTVYDNMAFSLAMRKMDKRIIHERVLEAAKILQIEKYLYSKPSDISGGQRQRVALGRAIVRKPAVFLMDEPLSNLDAKLREHMRVELVRIHQSLGTTSIYVTHDQTEAMTMGTKICLLDKGVIQQFGKPEEFYNKPANLFVAKFIGSPTMNVINGKIQGGIFVSDSGVVKINVDERLKEYEGKKVTVGIRSERFLSDADRTQNTIEAKIDVIEMLGKEKALYVKLADDTQLIITVPSYFKYNVGETHKFTFDTEALHYFDEEGNRI; encoded by the coding sequence ATGAAAGTAGAGTTAAAAAATATAGGTAAAAAATACGAAGGTAGAGAAGAATTTACAATAAGACATATTAATCTTGATATTGAAAGTAAAGATTTCTGTATAATATTAGGACCATCAGGATGTGGTAAATCAACATTATTAAGAATGATAGCAGGACTTAACTCAATAACAGAAGGAGAACTATTATTCAATGGTAAGTTAATGAATAAAGTTGCATCAAAAGATAGAAATATAGCTATGGTTTTCCAAAGCTATGCTCTATACCCACATATGACAGTTTATGATAACATGGCATTCTCTCTTGCAATGAGAAAGATGGATAAGAGAATAATACACGAAAGAGTATTAGAAGCAGCAAAAATATTACAAATAGAAAAATATCTATATTCTAAACCTTCTGATATCTCTGGAGGACAAAGACAAAGGGTTGCATTAGGACGTGCAATAGTTAGAAAACCAGCAGTATTCTTAATGGACGAACCTTTATCAAACTTGGATGCAAAATTAAGAGAACACATGAGAGTTGAATTAGTAAGAATACACCAAAGTCTAGGAACAACTTCTATATACGTTACACACGACCAAACAGAAGCTATGACTATGGGTACAAAGATTTGCCTATTAGACAAGGGAGTAATACAACAATTTGGTAAACCAGAAGAATTCTATAACAAACCTGCAAACTTATTCGTTGCAAAATTCATAGGTTCACCTACAATGAATGTAATCAACGGTAAGATACAAGGTGGAATATTTGTAAGTGATAGTGGTGTAGTAAAGATTAATGTAGATGAAAGACTTAAAGAATATGAAGGTAAAAAAGTTACTGTTGGTATAAGAAGTGAAAGATTCTTAAGCGATGCAGATAGAACTCAAAATACTATAGAAGCAAAGATAGACGTTATTGAAATGTTAGGTAAAGAAAAAGCTCTATATGTTAAATTAGCAGATGACACTCAATTGATAATAACAGTACCTAGTTACTTTAAGTATAATGTAGGTGAAACACATAAATTTACATTTGATACAGAAGCATTACACTACTTTGATGAAGAAGGAAATAGAATTTAG
- a CDS encoding type II toxin-antitoxin system HicB family antitoxin: MAKEVIYPVIVTLTEDNFYEVNIPDFNLELGAYGETIEEAMNMALEVVSTMIYETGKIPSPSKIKELQKGLKENQFVGIVSFNPDYEYSLIKQVYKNKMVSLPSWLIELAKNKNINCSQLLQQALKKELKIKSID; encoded by the coding sequence ATGGCTAAAGAAGTAATTTATCCTGTTATTGTAACTTTAACAGAAGATAACTTTTATGAAGTAAACATACCTGATTTTAATTTAGAATTAGGAGCATATGGAGAAACAATAGAAGAGGCGATGAATATGGCTTTAGAAGTTGTTAGTACCATGATTTATGAAACAGGTAAAATCCCTTCACCTAGTAAAATCAAAGAATTGCAAAAAGGATTAAAAGAAAATCAATTTGTAGGAATAGTAAGTTTTAACCCAGATTATGAATATTCCTTAATAAAACAAGTTTATAAAAACAAAATGGTATCATTACCTAGTTGGCTTATTGAATTAGCTAAAAATAAAAATATAAATTGTTCACAATTATTGCAACAAGCATTAAAAAAAGAATTGAAAATAAAAAGCATAGACTAA
- the rpsI gene encoding 30S ribosomal protein S9 gives MAKGQYLGTGRRKTSVARVRLIPGQTGVEINGKDMREYFEGREILAKIVEQPLEVTESLDKFKVIVNVYGGGNSGQAGAIRHGVARALLENDPDYRPALKEAGYLTRDSRMVERKKYGKKKARRSPQFSKR, from the coding sequence ATGGCTAAAGGACAATATTTAGGAACAGGAAGAAGAAAAACTTCTGTTGCAAGAGTAAGACTTATACCTGGACAAACAGGAGTAGAAATTAACGGAAAAGACATGAGAGAATATTTCGAAGGAAGAGAAATATTAGCAAAAATTGTTGAACAACCATTAGAAGTAACAGAATCATTAGATAAATTCAAAGTAATAGTTAATGTATATGGTGGAGGAAACTCAGGACAAGCAGGAGCAATAAGACATGGTGTTGCAAGAGCTTTACTAGAAAATGATCCAGATTACAGACCAGCTTTAAAAGAAGCAGGATACTTAACAAGAGATTCAAGAATGGTTGAAAGAAAGAAATACGGAAAGAAAAAGGCAAGAAGAAGCCCACAATTCTCAAAGAGATAG
- the rplM gene encoding 50S ribosomal protein L13, with translation MNKYTKIQKKEEVSRKWHEIDATGKILGKLATEIAVILMGKDKPTYTPHVDGGDYVVVVNADKIAVTGKKLTDKKYYRHSGYPGGLSVRTLQEMLDKKPTEVLRKAVERMLPKNKLGKQQINRLKLYVTAEHKHGAQKPEKLEK, from the coding sequence GTGAATAAGTATACAAAAATACAAAAAAAAGAAGAAGTATCAAGAAAATGGCATGAAATTGATGCTACAGGAAAAATATTAGGAAAATTAGCTACTGAAATAGCAGTAATTCTTATGGGTAAAGACAAACCTACATACACACCACACGTTGATGGAGGAGATTATGTAGTAGTTGTTAATGCTGATAAGATTGCAGTTACAGGTAAAAAGTTAACTGACAAGAAATATTACAGACACAGTGGATATCCTGGTGGTCTAAGTGTTAGAACTTTACAAGAAATGCTTGATAAGAAACCTACTGAAGTTTTAAGAAAAGCAGTTGAAAGAATGTTACCTAAGAATAAATTAGGAAAACAACAAATCAATAGATTAAAACTTTATGTAACAGCTGAACATAAACATGGTGCACAAAAACCAGAAAAGTTAGAAAAGTAG